Proteins found in one Acidobacteriota bacterium genomic segment:
- a CDS encoding PBP1A family penicillin-binding protein — protein sequence MTIAIRYARHAGFAALFVAAALLGTLSGVLFAYSGDLPEVSALDDYAPNTITRVLGKDNQLVGEFAVERRVVIQYTDIPENLRQAILAAEDGNFFDHAGLSISRMMLALVRDIVSSGRVPGGSTLTQQLARNLFATNIGFTTGDRSWERKIKESLVAVQIEKRYTKPEIFTMYCNQIYFGHGAYGVEAASQLYFRKPARDLALEEAATIAGIIQGNVRQSPFVNPEATRRRRNYALDRMTAEGFITAAVAEEAKQKPIAVDGDPTAATSQAPYFLEEVRKHLEASYGAKALYESGLTVRTALDLRLQQAANLAVDRGLRRVDKRRGFRKPARNVIAEGRTVDTFKHDRWARRMAAGDIVPAVVRSVNATSAQLRIGSLTGELTRAAIQWTRRTSPRDLVKAGDLIDVQLTAIEGATATVALEQTPVLEGALVVIDNRTGQVLAMVGGYSFGRSKFNRATQAYRQMGSTVKPILYTAAIDRGLTPTTILVDEPTSFNAGAGQPLYQPRNYDRKFEGRMTLRHALEQSRNIPSVKIIDMLGPGQVASYAKKFGFSQEFRPFLSMALGAQEVTLLELTSAFSAFPNHGIRMQPFLAQAITDREGGLLEEARPQPKDAIRADTAYVMTNLLQGVVQRGTAAAARSLNWPLAGKTGTVDDNTDAWFIGFDPNITVGVWMGHDAKKPIGGNETGATAALPMWIEFMKSYLDLYADREHPPTFDPPGNIVFMAVDRDSGQPNEAGDRIITEAFISGTQPSRQ from the coding sequence ATGACCATCGCCATCCGCTACGCACGTCACGCCGGCTTCGCTGCGCTCTTCGTCGCCGCGGCCCTGCTCGGCACCCTCTCCGGTGTCCTGTTCGCCTATTCCGGCGACCTGCCCGAGGTGAGCGCGCTCGACGACTACGCGCCCAACACCATCACCCGCGTGCTCGGCAAAGACAATCAGCTGGTCGGCGAGTTCGCCGTCGAGCGCCGCGTCGTCATCCAGTACACCGACATTCCCGAGAACCTGCGACAAGCGATCCTCGCCGCCGAAGACGGCAACTTCTTCGACCATGCCGGGCTGAGCATTTCGCGCATGATGCTCGCCCTCGTGCGCGACATCGTGTCGAGCGGACGGGTACCGGGCGGCAGCACCCTCACCCAGCAGCTCGCCCGCAACCTGTTTGCCACCAACATCGGGTTCACCACCGGCGATCGCTCCTGGGAACGGAAGATCAAGGAGTCGCTCGTCGCGGTGCAGATCGAAAAGCGATACACGAAGCCAGAGATCTTCACGATGTATTGCAACCAGATCTACTTCGGCCACGGCGCCTACGGCGTGGAAGCGGCATCGCAGCTGTATTTCCGCAAGCCCGCCCGGGACCTCGCGCTCGAGGAGGCCGCCACCATCGCCGGCATCATCCAGGGCAACGTCCGGCAGAGTCCGTTCGTGAATCCGGAGGCGACGCGCCGCCGCCGCAACTACGCGCTCGACCGCATGACCGCCGAAGGCTTCATTACCGCCGCCGTCGCCGAGGAAGCCAAGCAGAAGCCGATTGCCGTGGACGGCGACCCGACGGCCGCCACCAGCCAGGCGCCCTACTTTCTCGAAGAGGTCCGCAAGCACCTCGAAGCCAGCTACGGCGCCAAGGCCCTGTATGAAAGCGGGCTCACCGTCCGTACGGCGCTGGACCTGCGGCTGCAACAGGCCGCCAACCTCGCTGTCGATCGCGGCCTGCGGCGTGTCGACAAGCGCCGCGGGTTCCGCAAGCCGGCCCGCAACGTGATTGCGGAAGGCCGCACCGTCGACACCTTCAAGCACGACCGCTGGGCGCGCCGTATGGCGGCCGGCGACATCGTGCCCGCGGTGGTGCGCTCGGTCAACGCCACGAGCGCGCAACTGCGCATCGGTTCGCTCACCGGCGAACTGACCAGGGCCGCCATCCAGTGGACCCGCCGGACGTCGCCCCGGGACCTGGTCAAGGCCGGCGACCTGATCGATGTCCAGTTGACCGCCATCGAGGGCGCCACGGCCACCGTGGCGCTCGAGCAGACACCGGTGCTCGAAGGCGCGCTGGTGGTCATCGACAACCGCACCGGTCAAGTGCTGGCCATGGTCGGCGGCTACAGCTTCGGACGCAGCAAGTTCAATCGCGCCACGCAGGCCTATCGTCAGATGGGCTCGACCGTGAAACCCATCCTGTATACCGCGGCCATCGATCGCGGCCTGACCCCCACCACGATCCTGGTGGACGAGCCGACCAGCTTCAACGCCGGCGCCGGCCAGCCGCTTTACCAGCCACGCAACTACGACCGCAAGTTCGAGGGCCGCATGACGCTGCGCCATGCACTCGAGCAGTCGCGCAACATCCCGTCGGTCAAGATCATCGACATGCTGGGGCCCGGCCAGGTGGCGTCGTACGCGAAGAAGTTCGGGTTCTCGCAGGAGTTCCGGCCGTTCCTGTCGATGGCGCTCGGCGCCCAGGAAGTGACGCTGCTGGAGCTCACCAGCGCGTTCTCGGCGTTTCCGAACCATGGCATCCGGATGCAGCCGTTCCTGGCCCAGGCCATCACCGATCGCGAAGGCGGCCTGCTGGAAGAGGCGCGGCCGCAGCCGAAAGACGCGATTCGCGCCGATACCGCGTACGTGATGACCAACCTGCTTCAGGGCGTGGTGCAACGCGGCACCGCGGCCGCGGCGCGATCGCTCAACTGGCCGCTCGCCGGCAAGACCGGAACGGTCGACGACAACACCGATGCCTGGTTCATCGGGTTCGATCCCAACATCACCGTCGGCGTCTGGATGGGCCACGACGCAAAGAAGCCGATCGGCGGCAATGAGACCGGCGCGACCGCCGCCTTGCCGATGTGGATCGAGTTCATGAAGTCGTATCTCGATCTCTACGCGGACCGCGAACATCCCCCTACGTTCGACCCGCCCGGCAACATCGTCTTCATGGCGGTCGATCGCGACAGTGGCCAGCCGAACGAGGCCGGCGACCGCATCATCACCGAGGCGTTCATCTCGGGCACTCAGCCGTCCCGTCAATAG
- the prfB gene encoding peptide chain release factor 2 (programmed frameshift) has translation MIDDLVRRATDLLKRAADMRSYLDDAHDPGELAQLEQKVAAASFWDNQADAQKTLQRQRRLAEDLELGASLAAKIDDIGVLLEWARSGEDVLADLARALDALGEQVEAAETKKMLSGEHDLANAIITIHPGAGGVESQDWAEMLLRMYLKWAERRGFKREMLEYQPGEEAGLKSVTFTLTGEYAFGLMAAEAGVHRLVRISPFDQAARRHTSFASVYVWPEFDDEVAIDIPEKELRIDTYRSSGAGGQHVNVTDSAVRITHLPTGIVTSCQNERSQHKNKDVAMKVLKAKLYDLKQKEQQEKLSQIGGAKKDIAFGSQIRSYVLQPYQMIKDHRTKFAEGQVDKVLGGDIDAFIKTYLMQKATGTLGQAAGDDVDE, from the exons GTGATTGATGACCTCGTTCGCCGCGCCACCGACCTGCTGAAGCGGGCCGCCGACATGCGGAGCTATCTT GACGATGCGCATGATCCGGGTGAGCTAGCTCAACTCGAACAGAAGGTCGCGGCCGCCAGTTTCTGGGACAACCAGGCCGACGCCCAGAAGACCCTGCAGCGCCAGCGCCGCCTGGCCGAAGACCTTGAACTCGGCGCCAGCCTGGCCGCGAAGATCGACGACATTGGCGTGCTGCTCGAGTGGGCGCGCAGCGGCGAAGACGTGCTGGCCGACCTGGCCCGCGCCCTCGACGCGCTCGGTGAGCAGGTCGAGGCCGCTGAGACCAAGAAGATGCTCAGCGGCGAGCACGACCTGGCCAACGCCATCATCACTATTCATCCGGGCGCCGGCGGGGTCGAGTCGCAGGACTGGGCCGAGATGCTGCTGCGCATGTATTTGAAGTGGGCCGAGCGCCGGGGCTTCAAGCGCGAGATGCTCGAGTATCAGCCGGGCGAAGAGGCGGGATTGAAGAGCGTGACGTTCACGCTAACGGGGGAGTATGCCTTTGGCCTGATGGCGGCCGAGGCCGGCGTGCACCGGCTGGTGCGGATCTCGCCGTTCGACCAGGCCGCGCGGCGGCACACCTCGTTTGCCTCGGTCTACGTGTGGCCCGAGTTCGATGACGAGGTCGCGATCGACATCCCCGAGAAGGAGCTGCGCATCGATACCTACCGGTCGAGCGGCGCCGGCGGCCAGCACGTCAACGTCACCGACTCGGCGGTGCGCATCACGCACTTGCCGACGGGCATCGTCACCTCCTGCCAGAACGAACGGTCGCAGCACAAGAACAAGGACGTGGCCATGAAGGTGCTGAAGGCCAAGCTGTACGACCTGAAGCAAAAGGAGCAGCAGGAGAAGCTGTCGCAGATTGGCGGCGCCAAGAAAGACATCGCGTTTGGCTCGCAGATCCGCAGCTACGTGCTGCAGCCCTACCAGATGATCAAGGACCACCGCACCAAGTTCGCGGAGGGCCAGGTCGACAAAGTCCTGGGCGGCGACATCGACGCGTTCATCAAGACGTACCTGATGCAGAAAGCCACCGGCACGCTGGGCCAGGCGGCCGGGGACGATGTCGACGAGTAG